The following proteins are co-located in the Streptomyces sp. DT2A-34 genome:
- a CDS encoding AAA family ATPase, producing the protein MYVTRVRIDGVRGFFGPRACDLDFARPDGTYAGWTVLAGRNGSGKTTLLRTIGVALAGPRRAAQLDGDLEENLSFGQTSGRVDVTVRADSGIDTGAGGDRDGTSEASLRWQPEPDAYADDDDPPTEVKFISPAPRSPLSFLWSSAPPPGWFHAGYGPFRRQTGTGLYERNAAQLDRSAALRTLFEEQSALTEAFDWLVAVHLRTLEERPGARELKAGVLALLSDGLVPDSYVIEDVDSEGMWLRRWTKSGPTGPRVELRRMSDGQRTTVALVLDIVRQMHAAYDDLTFEGLGNQGGPPRLPHPGVVLIDEVDAHLHPWWQQHIGEWLKSHFPAVQFIVSTHSPYICQAADPGGLIRLPGPGDSEPPRAVDGDLYGRIVYGTGDDAALSELFGLDSPYSETARELRDRLAELEYAVLLGQADAEQTAEYLRVRDRLASSPVARVDEVMGRYRTSREREA; encoded by the coding sequence ATGTACGTGACGAGAGTCAGGATCGACGGGGTGCGAGGGTTCTTCGGGCCACGCGCCTGCGACCTCGACTTCGCCCGCCCCGATGGGACGTACGCCGGCTGGACCGTGCTCGCCGGGCGCAACGGATCGGGCAAGACGACGCTGCTGCGGACCATCGGGGTTGCGCTCGCCGGGCCACGTCGCGCAGCGCAGCTGGACGGCGATCTGGAGGAAAACCTCTCCTTCGGCCAGACGTCCGGCCGGGTGGACGTCACTGTACGGGCGGATAGCGGCATCGATACCGGTGCGGGTGGTGACCGCGACGGCACCTCGGAAGCCAGCCTCCGCTGGCAGCCGGAGCCGGATGCTTATGCCGACGACGACGATCCACCCACCGAAGTGAAGTTCATCTCTCCCGCCCCCCGCTCGCCCTTGTCCTTCCTGTGGTCGTCCGCCCCACCGCCCGGCTGGTTCCACGCCGGCTATGGCCCGTTCCGTCGCCAGACCGGCACCGGGCTCTATGAGCGCAATGCCGCACAGCTCGACCGGAGTGCCGCGCTACGCACGCTCTTCGAGGAACAGTCCGCCCTCACCGAGGCATTCGATTGGCTGGTCGCCGTCCACCTGCGCACCCTGGAAGAGCGGCCAGGAGCCCGCGAACTCAAGGCCGGCGTCCTGGCGCTGCTCAGCGACGGCCTGGTACCGGACTCCTACGTGATCGAGGACGTGGACTCCGAAGGAATGTGGCTGCGTAGATGGACGAAGTCGGGCCCCACGGGCCCGCGCGTTGAACTGCGGCGGATGAGCGACGGCCAGCGCACGACGGTGGCCCTCGTCCTGGACATCGTGCGGCAGATGCACGCGGCCTACGACGACCTCACCTTCGAAGGCCTCGGCAACCAAGGCGGGCCACCTCGCCTGCCTCACCCCGGAGTCGTCCTGATCGACGAAGTGGACGCGCACCTTCACCCTTGGTGGCAGCAGCACATCGGGGAGTGGCTCAAGTCTCATTTCCCGGCTGTCCAGTTCATCGTCAGCACGCACAGCCCATACATCTGCCAGGCCGCCGACCCCGGCGGCCTGATCCGCCTGCCCGGCCCCGGCGATTCGGAACCTCCCCGTGCAGTGGACGGGGACCTGTACGGCCGGATCGTGTACGGGACGGGTGACGACGCAGCTCTGTCCGAACTGTTCGGCCTGGACTCTCCGTACTCCGAAACGGCACGCGAACTACGTGACCGACTTGCCGAGCTGGAATACGCCGTCCTCCTCGGGCAGGCCGACGCCGAGCAGACCGCGGAGTACCTGCGTGTACGCGACCGCCTCGCCAGCTCACCGGTGGCCCGCGTGGACGAGGTGATGGGGCGCTACCGCACCTCCCGGGAGCGCGAGGCGTGA
- the mycP gene encoding type VII secretion-associated serine protease mycosin, with product MWTHRHLGGPGRVRLLAATGAAALVFVGVPMTPTATAADQCTFPGKPYEGRPWALQRVLLDEVWKQSRGKEVRVAVIDTGVDVKNRQLAPAVDVKSGRNYLPLNLKDDNGNKIARGSENGTTDTVGHGTKVAGIIAARPAKDTGFVGLAPEATIIPIQQNDAEGHGDTDSLARAINYAANDAEADVINISQDTVNPITATSTLERAVDNALAKEIVIVASAGNDGLDGNVKKTYPASYDGVLAVAASDRNNERAAFSQSGDFVDVAAPGVDMVSTVPGGGHCADNGTSFSAPYVAGVAALIKAKHPQWTQKQITAQIMQTAERSIPGHDRLVGWGIVDPVRALTEDDKPIDHPVPSNEGAGQAKAPAVAQLPLGETPQERATRLGTYVVVGSLVLVAVIAGGAVGMRDGRRRTPSG from the coding sequence ATGTGGACGCATCGCCACTTGGGCGGGCCGGGCCGTGTGCGTCTACTCGCCGCAACGGGGGCCGCCGCCCTCGTGTTCGTAGGCGTACCGATGACTCCCACCGCTACCGCCGCCGATCAGTGCACCTTCCCCGGCAAGCCGTACGAGGGCCGCCCCTGGGCGCTACAGCGGGTCCTACTGGACGAGGTGTGGAAGCAGTCCAGGGGCAAGGAGGTCCGCGTCGCGGTCATCGACACCGGTGTGGACGTCAAGAACCGCCAGCTCGCCCCGGCGGTAGACGTCAAGAGCGGCCGCAACTACCTGCCGCTGAACCTCAAGGACGACAACGGCAACAAGATCGCACGAGGCAGCGAGAACGGCACCACCGACACGGTGGGCCACGGCACGAAGGTCGCCGGAATCATCGCCGCTAGGCCAGCGAAGGACACCGGGTTCGTCGGCCTCGCCCCCGAGGCGACGATCATCCCGATCCAGCAGAACGACGCCGAGGGCCACGGCGACACCGACAGCCTGGCCAGGGCAATCAACTATGCCGCCAACGACGCCGAGGCCGACGTCATCAACATCTCCCAGGACACGGTCAACCCGATCACAGCCACCTCCACACTGGAACGCGCGGTGGACAACGCCCTGGCCAAAGAGATCGTCATCGTGGCCTCGGCGGGCAACGACGGCCTCGACGGCAACGTGAAGAAGACCTACCCGGCCTCATACGACGGCGTCCTGGCCGTGGCCGCCTCCGACCGCAACAACGAACGCGCCGCCTTCTCCCAGTCCGGCGACTTCGTCGACGTCGCAGCCCCCGGCGTCGACATGGTCTCCACCGTCCCCGGCGGCGGGCACTGCGCCGACAACGGCACCAGCTTCTCCGCCCCCTACGTCGCCGGCGTCGCCGCCCTCATCAAAGCCAAGCACCCCCAGTGGACGCAGAAGCAGATCACCGCCCAGATCATGCAGACCGCGGAACGCTCCATCCCCGGCCACGACCGCCTGGTCGGCTGGGGCATCGTCGACCCCGTACGCGCCCTCACCGAGGACGACAAACCGATCGACCACCCCGTACCCAGCAACGAAGGAGCAGGGCAGGCCAAGGCCCCCGCCGTGGCCCAACTCCCGCTCGGCGAAACCCCACAGGAACGGGCTACCCGCCTCGGCACCTACGTGGTGGTGGGCAGCCTGGTGCTAGTGGCAGTCATCGCAGGCGGGGCGGTGGGGATGCGCGACGGCCGGAGGAGAACACCCTCCGGCTAG
- a CDS encoding DUF6463 family protein translates to MTCLIPRLVIGLAAVHFAVSLIASSTFGDVAHDGFWNAVPGKPQREYEMWFFLAGFGLLALGTLSQRIVRDTGRLPAQLGWYLLAIGVPLQILYPVSGAPGLIVLGVLALIAVRRDSAGDSRRTTAAAD, encoded by the coding sequence ATGACATGCTTGATTCCCCGACTGGTGATCGGACTGGCTGCCGTGCACTTCGCGGTATCCCTGATCGCCTCCAGTACCTTCGGTGATGTGGCCCACGACGGATTCTGGAACGCCGTCCCCGGGAAGCCGCAGCGTGAGTACGAGATGTGGTTCTTCCTCGCCGGGTTCGGTCTCCTTGCCCTTGGCACACTCAGCCAACGCATCGTCCGTGACACCGGCAGGCTCCCGGCGCAGCTGGGCTGGTATCTGCTTGCCATCGGCGTGCCGCTGCAGATTCTCTACCCCGTCTCCGGCGCACCGGGACTGATCGTGCTCGGGGTACTGGCCCTGATCGCGGTCCGGCGGGACAGTGCGGGAGACAGCCGTCGGACAACAGCAGCAGCGGACTAG
- the eccD gene encoding type VII secretion integral membrane protein EccD codes for MIVAAPDSRIDVALPDDIPLAHLFPEILRLSGQTPAPGAPVGYHLVRRDGTVLDEARSLAAQRIADGDFLLLRPFSDSLPPAVFDDVTHATASAVTRDRTLWNDELLRTAGLFGSCVLLMLLAFVAWSSDVRHDMHGLPGIVATVSGLVLLAIAAVRARVYGDRGSSVAFGIGALANLGVAGSGLLALPAGEGIGRLQFLLACAAVLVGSVVLVFLTPSGDGPFVAFAFASALGMLLTFVSILAEMSPAETAAVSSPLALGALAFLPGLATRFARLPIGFDPPRTAIGSDYADADNDAAEVSDVIDAERIAAQARRGHELLLGLVGGCALVATVAAAVLGFSDDLWAQLLALATGLALLMRAHLFRHTVQVGCTLAAGLASLVLLGLGLSLNPPARMVLEALRGDGTAMAIRLVWLSVAVAVVAGAIAAIALVVPSKGVPPFWGRFLEIAESFVLLTLLPLCLAVFGAYQQMRSLSS; via the coding sequence ATCATCGTGGCGGCACCCGACAGCCGCATCGATGTGGCGCTACCCGACGACATTCCCCTCGCGCACCTCTTCCCGGAAATCCTGCGCCTGTCCGGACAGACTCCGGCACCTGGCGCCCCCGTCGGATACCACCTGGTACGTCGGGACGGCACGGTCCTCGACGAGGCACGCTCACTCGCCGCACAGCGCATCGCCGACGGCGACTTCCTCCTGCTACGCCCGTTCTCCGACTCCCTCCCGCCCGCGGTGTTCGACGACGTCACGCACGCCACGGCCAGCGCCGTCACCCGCGACCGCACACTCTGGAACGACGAACTCCTGCGCACCGCAGGACTCTTCGGTAGCTGTGTCCTACTGATGCTGCTCGCCTTCGTGGCTTGGAGTTCCGACGTCCGGCACGACATGCACGGGCTCCCGGGCATCGTGGCCACGGTCTCAGGCCTGGTCCTCCTGGCGATCGCTGCGGTACGCGCACGGGTCTACGGCGACCGCGGCTCGTCCGTGGCCTTCGGCATCGGCGCCCTCGCCAACCTGGGAGTCGCCGGCAGCGGACTGCTCGCGCTGCCGGCCGGAGAGGGAATCGGAAGGCTGCAGTTCCTGCTCGCCTGCGCCGCCGTACTCGTGGGATCGGTGGTGCTGGTGTTCCTCACACCGAGCGGCGACGGCCCCTTCGTCGCCTTCGCATTCGCCTCGGCCCTCGGCATGCTGTTGACGTTCGTGTCCATCCTCGCCGAGATGAGCCCTGCAGAGACCGCGGCAGTCTCCTCCCCGCTCGCCCTGGGCGCTCTCGCCTTTCTGCCGGGCCTGGCCACGCGTTTCGCCCGCCTTCCCATCGGCTTCGACCCGCCGCGCACCGCCATCGGCAGCGACTACGCCGATGCCGATAATGACGCCGCCGAGGTGTCGGACGTCATCGACGCCGAGCGCATCGCCGCTCAAGCGCGGCGCGGCCACGAGTTGCTGCTCGGCCTGGTGGGTGGATGTGCGTTGGTCGCAACAGTTGCAGCCGCGGTGCTCGGGTTTTCCGACGACCTGTGGGCCCAACTCCTTGCGCTCGCCACGGGCTTGGCCCTGCTGATGCGCGCCCATCTGTTCCGACACACGGTTCAGGTGGGCTGCACGCTCGCGGCGGGCCTCGCCTCACTGGTGCTCCTGGGACTCGGGCTCTCCCTCAACCCGCCCGCTCGAATGGTCCTGGAGGCGCTACGGGGTGACGGCACGGCCATGGCAATCAGGCTGGTGTGGCTGTCGGTCGCGGTCGCCGTCGTCGCCGGTGCGATCGCCGCGATCGCGCTGGTCGTGCCCAGCAAGGGGGTCCCCCCGTTCTGGGGCCGCTTCCTGGAGATCGCAGAGAGTTTCGTGCTTCTGACGCTGCTGCCGCTGTGTCTTGCGGTGTTCGGCGCCTACCAGCAGATGCGCTCGCTCTCATCGTGA
- a CDS encoding WXG100 family type VII secretion target, protein MAVDNGTMLVTYAELERAAGDITSQAKKLDTDLEALQQRMKDLSAFFEGEAKTAADGLHREWDIKAREIHQALNAIANAVREASAAYSAADRKAAANY, encoded by the coding sequence ATGGCAGTGGACAACGGCACCATGCTCGTCACCTACGCGGAACTTGAGCGCGCCGCGGGGGACATCACCTCCCAGGCCAAGAAGCTGGACACGGACCTGGAAGCCCTCCAGCAGCGGATGAAGGACCTCTCCGCCTTCTTCGAGGGCGAGGCCAAGACCGCGGCGGACGGCCTCCACCGCGAGTGGGACATCAAGGCCAGGGAGATCCACCAGGCCCTGAACGCCATCGCGAACGCGGTCCGTGAGGCGAGCGCGGCGTACAGCGCCGCCGACCGTAAGGCCGCCGCCAACTACTGA
- a CDS encoding TetR/AcrR family transcriptional regulator, with translation MTRRHLTPQDWSTAALRAMARGGVAAVSVNALAGELEATRGSFYWHFKDRDALLTAALETWERDDTAALIAELGDITEPRQRLTALFTIALGQEDINGLEPAIVAHADHPAVAPVLRRVTERRITYLTELYTDLGLNTAAARHQAVTAYAAFLGWLELRRSACDIVPEVAATGTTAAAALDHLITQLARPALREAGPE, from the coding sequence ATGACTAGAAGGCACCTCACCCCCCAGGACTGGTCGACCGCGGCGCTGCGCGCGATGGCACGCGGCGGGGTCGCCGCAGTGTCGGTCAACGCGCTCGCGGGCGAGCTGGAGGCGACACGAGGCAGCTTTTACTGGCACTTCAAGGACCGCGACGCGCTGCTGACGGCCGCACTGGAGACGTGGGAGCGGGACGACACCGCAGCGCTGATCGCGGAGTTGGGCGACATCACCGAACCCCGGCAGCGGCTGACGGCTCTGTTCACCATCGCGCTGGGGCAGGAAGACATCAACGGCCTGGAGCCCGCGATCGTCGCCCACGCCGATCACCCCGCCGTCGCCCCGGTCCTGCGCCGGGTCACCGAGCGGCGGATCACCTACCTCACCGAGCTCTACACAGACCTGGGCCTGAACACCGCCGCGGCCAGACATCAGGCGGTCACCGCGTACGCCGCCTTCCTCGGCTGGCTCGAACTACGCCGCTCCGCCTGCGACATCGTGCCTGAAGTCGCCGCCACCGGCACGACCGCCGCTGCCGCCCTGGACCACCTCATCACCCAGCTGGCGCGACCCGCCTTGCGCGAGGCAGGACCGGAGTAA
- a CDS encoding DUF3995 domain-containing protein, with protein sequence MTKLAGGTAAVGLGAVGALHGIWTFSPWPLASRADFARTVVGVAEADLPTPELTAAVAAALGAASYVVAAQADLVPQLSGVRPRRLVRQGVWVVAGVLLLRGAAGLASSALTNRPTDFTRWDLMRYSPLCLALGGLTAYVAASTRVPHRQNRRHVMRSLKGRRNQGG encoded by the coding sequence ATGACGAAACTCGCTGGTGGGACGGCCGCAGTCGGCCTCGGTGCGGTCGGGGCGCTGCACGGGATCTGGACCTTCTCTCCCTGGCCGCTGGCCAGCCGTGCCGATTTCGCCCGTACGGTCGTCGGGGTCGCCGAAGCCGACCTGCCGACACCGGAGTTGACGGCCGCGGTCGCGGCGGCGCTCGGAGCGGCGTCCTATGTAGTCGCAGCCCAGGCCGACTTGGTCCCTCAGCTCTCGGGGGTGCGGCCACGTCGTTTGGTGCGCCAGGGCGTATGGGTCGTCGCAGGCGTGCTGCTTCTGCGAGGTGCCGCTGGTCTGGCTTCGTCCGCCCTGACCAACCGGCCGACCGATTTCACCCGCTGGGACCTCATGCGGTATTCCCCGCTGTGTCTGGCGCTCGGAGGGCTGACGGCATACGTCGCCGCCTCCACTCGCGTTCCTCACCGCCAGAACCGGCGCCATGTCATGAGGAGCCTCAAGGGCCGCAGGAATCAGGGAGGCTGA
- a CDS encoding WXG100 family type VII secretion target: MAGTQKVTDDVLRQFEQELNERFGSVKQQLQQLHAVIDSVEGKWQGQGAVSFDRKQTEINERMANIGNLLVRFQNAVNDNRRIAGSTDEEIYQALAGIDTGGSGSASGSAPSGKTSAFSGM; the protein is encoded by the coding sequence ATGGCAGGAACCCAGAAGGTCACAGACGACGTACTACGGCAGTTCGAGCAGGAGCTCAACGAGCGCTTCGGATCGGTGAAGCAGCAGCTCCAGCAGCTCCACGCCGTGATCGACAGTGTGGAAGGCAAGTGGCAGGGCCAGGGCGCCGTGTCCTTCGACCGCAAGCAGACCGAGATCAACGAGCGCATGGCCAACATCGGCAACCTGCTCGTCCGATTCCAGAACGCGGTCAACGACAACCGCCGCATCGCCGGCAGCACCGACGAAGAGATCTACCAGGCCCTGGCGGGCATCGACACGGGCGGCTCCGGCTCGGCCAGCGGCAGCGCCCCGTCCGGAAAGACCTCGGCCTTCTCCGGCATGTAG
- the eccB gene encoding type VII secretion protein EccB, which produces MASRRDELNAYTFARRRLVGQFLQPSPNGTEEGWPRPLRAVVPGAIVTAVILAGFGAWGMFKPAAPQGWDKAGENVIISSKSTTRYVILKTDGKTQLHPVLNMSSAKLLLQPDKGKVINVDESVLDNGTIPHGPTLGIPYAPDRLPDADEAGSKKRWVVCERPGEGGRAIQKAAFILAERDMDRPEGAERLRGGELMYVAGPGPDRTRYVVDAQGTAYPVQNEELLLRTVVGEGREPQRVSAGWLATLHKGDPITFPEIPGQPGADAGIQGQLPAAANKVGMVLEAPSGTRIQKYVVLQGRVAPVSDFTAKLLLSSKALTILGQASRAMPVSAGSFTPGTPFGAEKTWPQQEPEPVNSASTDEGSRNTVCNVLRDVDEDNGATTLSTWAGRNFPATLPTGSSSAYVTPGSGQFFRQFTGSSTRSGFFFLVTDTGLRYAMQSNGDSETDDAGIGSSGSAAERREQREAALQEAQQAQNRLGYKDVTPAPIPAAWSAFLPTGPRLSTGAARQPQGS; this is translated from the coding sequence ATGGCATCGCGGCGGGATGAGTTGAACGCCTACACCTTCGCGCGACGGCGCCTGGTCGGGCAGTTCCTGCAGCCCAGTCCGAACGGCACCGAGGAGGGTTGGCCACGGCCACTGCGTGCGGTCGTGCCGGGTGCGATCGTCACCGCTGTCATCCTGGCCGGCTTCGGGGCCTGGGGCATGTTCAAGCCCGCCGCACCGCAGGGCTGGGACAAGGCCGGGGAGAACGTCATCATCTCCAGCAAGTCGACCACCCGGTACGTGATCCTCAAGACCGACGGCAAGACGCAGCTGCACCCGGTGTTGAACATGTCCTCGGCGAAGCTCCTCCTGCAGCCCGACAAGGGCAAGGTCATCAACGTCGATGAATCGGTCCTGGACAACGGCACGATCCCGCACGGCCCCACCCTCGGCATCCCCTACGCCCCCGACCGTCTGCCCGACGCCGACGAAGCCGGTTCGAAGAAACGCTGGGTGGTCTGTGAGCGACCCGGTGAGGGCGGCCGTGCCATCCAGAAGGCGGCGTTCATCCTGGCCGAGCGTGACATGGACCGGCCCGAGGGCGCGGAGCGGCTGCGGGGCGGCGAGCTGATGTATGTGGCAGGCCCGGGCCCGGACCGCACCCGCTACGTCGTCGACGCCCAGGGGACGGCGTACCCCGTGCAGAACGAGGAGCTGCTGCTGCGCACGGTCGTCGGCGAGGGCCGGGAGCCCCAGCGGGTGTCGGCCGGCTGGCTGGCGACCTTGCACAAGGGCGACCCCATCACCTTCCCGGAGATCCCGGGCCAGCCCGGCGCCGACGCCGGGATCCAGGGCCAGCTGCCAGCGGCGGCCAACAAGGTGGGCATGGTCCTGGAGGCCCCCTCCGGGACCAGGATCCAGAAGTACGTCGTCCTGCAGGGGCGGGTCGCCCCGGTCTCCGACTTCACAGCGAAGCTCCTGCTCAGCAGCAAAGCCCTGACCATCCTCGGACAGGCGAGCCGGGCGATGCCGGTCAGCGCCGGCAGCTTCACGCCCGGGACGCCCTTCGGCGCCGAGAAGACTTGGCCGCAGCAGGAGCCCGAGCCGGTCAACTCGGCGAGCACCGACGAGGGCAGCCGCAACACGGTGTGCAACGTCCTGCGCGACGTGGACGAGGACAACGGCGCCACGACACTCAGCACCTGGGCGGGCAGGAACTTCCCCGCCACCCTCCCCACCGGGTCGAGCAGCGCGTACGTCACCCCCGGATCGGGCCAGTTCTTCCGCCAGTTCACGGGTTCGTCGACTCGCTCCGGCTTCTTCTTCCTCGTCACCGACACCGGCCTGCGCTACGCGATGCAGTCCAACGGCGACAGCGAGACGGACGACGCGGGCATCGGCTCCTCCGGCTCGGCAGCCGAGCGGCGGGAGCAGCGTGAGGCAGCGCTGCAGGAGGCCCAGCAGGCACAGAACCGCCTCGGCTACAAAGACGTAACACCAGCGCCGATCCCGGCCGCGTGGTCCGCGTTCCTGCCGACGGGGCCACGGCTGTCGACGGGCGCGGCACGACAGCCGCAGGGGTCATGA
- the mycP gene encoding type VII secretion-associated serine protease mycosin has protein sequence MQRVTHRTLLPGVLAALLVGIATTPSHAESIRSQQWHLTAMKADEMWKVTKGEGITVAVIDSGVDDKNPDLLGRVLKGKDFALDAPGDQHTDSSGHGTGMAGLIAGTGESGGGDGAFGLAPGAKILPIRVPLKATVFAEAIRYAADAGAKVINISMSVGGGAGGEEESEAVRYALSKGALIFASAGNDGDSSLVSPAATPGVVAVGSIGQDLRKAPESQYGPQVDLAAPGVDMLHACGGKTGLCETRGTSDATAIASASAALIWSKHPDWTNNQVLRVMLNTAAGPTSGAKRNDYVGYGVVRPRIALKTPGDPGPADEYPLPDLAAAEPKSPSPKESESAGTKDEEDQQSAAVPAREDDGDTALWITLGVGAAALLGAAIAVPVVRARRRNTAFLGH, from the coding sequence ATGCAGCGTGTCACTCACCGGACCCTGCTGCCGGGAGTACTGGCAGCCCTGCTGGTGGGCATTGCCACGACGCCGTCCCATGCGGAGTCCATCCGTTCCCAGCAGTGGCACCTGACCGCTATGAAGGCGGACGAGATGTGGAAGGTCACCAAGGGCGAGGGCATCACCGTCGCGGTGATCGACAGCGGGGTCGATGACAAGAACCCTGACCTCCTCGGCCGAGTACTGAAGGGGAAGGACTTTGCGCTAGACGCCCCAGGCGATCAGCACACTGACTCCAGTGGCCACGGGACAGGCATGGCCGGATTGATCGCCGGAACCGGCGAGAGCGGGGGAGGCGATGGTGCTTTCGGCCTCGCCCCGGGGGCAAAGATTCTGCCCATTCGGGTGCCCCTGAAAGCAACCGTATTCGCCGAGGCGATTAGGTATGCCGCCGATGCAGGGGCCAAGGTCATCAACATTTCCATGTCGGTAGGAGGAGGCGCTGGAGGGGAGGAAGAGAGCGAGGCTGTGAGGTACGCCTTGAGTAAGGGAGCTTTGATCTTCGCAAGCGCAGGCAACGACGGTGACTCGTCTCTCGTGTCCCCCGCTGCCACCCCTGGGGTCGTTGCGGTGGGATCAATTGGCCAAGACCTCCGTAAAGCCCCTGAATCCCAGTACGGCCCTCAGGTAGACCTAGCTGCTCCAGGCGTCGACATGCTGCATGCATGTGGCGGTAAGACGGGCTTGTGCGAGACCCGTGGTACGAGTGACGCGACCGCCATCGCCTCCGCCAGTGCGGCCCTCATCTGGTCGAAGCACCCTGACTGGACCAACAACCAGGTCCTCCGGGTCATGCTCAACACCGCAGCCGGCCCCACCAGCGGCGCCAAGCGGAACGACTACGTCGGCTACGGAGTCGTCCGTCCCCGGATCGCCCTGAAGACTCCCGGCGATCCCGGCCCAGCCGACGAGTACCCGCTCCCCGACCTGGCCGCCGCGGAGCCCAAGTCGCCGTCTCCGAAGGAGTCTGAGTCCGCTGGGACCAAGGACGAGGAGGACCAGCAGTCCGCCGCCGTCCCTGCACGGGAGGATGACGGCGACACGGCTCTCTGGATCACGCTGGGCGTAGGCGCTGCCGCTCTGCTGGGCGCTGCCATCGCGGTCCCTGTAGTGCGCGCCCGGCGCCGCAACACGGCGTTCCTCGGGCACTGA